The genomic window AATCAACTCCATATTTAGACTCGATTAAACGTCGAATAAACATATGAGTTTCTTGCGCTATTTTGGGAGTTGCTGTTACTCCAGTTCCAATAGACCAAACTGGCTCGTATGCAATCACGATACTGCTTAACTCTTCCTTAGAAAATCCGAACAAAACAGACGATAACTGCTCTTCAAGAACAGCGAAATGCTTGTGATTCTCTCTATCAACTGCTTGCTCTCCACAGCAGAAAACTGGAATAAGACCAGCATCAATAGTCCTTTTCACTTTTTCGATCAATTCAGAACTGCCTTCACCAAAAAATTCTCTCCTTTCTGAATGTCCTAGAATAATATACTTCACGCCCACAGAAGCAAGCATACTAGCCGATACTTCTCCTGTATAGCCACCCTCTTCAAATCTACTACAATCTTGTGCGGCTATGAAAACGTTTTTGTTCCCTTCGGCAATTTCTGAAGTCAAAGTTATA from Flavobacteriales bacterium includes these protein-coding regions:
- the tpiA gene encoding triose-phosphate isomerase, with the translated sequence MRKKIVAGNWKLNKTKEEAIDLVRQIVTKSAYLKKEECTVIIAPPYPFITLTSEIAEGNKNVFIAAQDCSRFEEGGYTGEVSASMLASVGVKYIILGHSERREFFGEGSSELIEKVKRTIDAGLIPVFCCGEQAVDRENHKHFAVLEEQLSSVLFGFSKEELSSIVIAYEPVWSIGTGVTATPKIAQETHMFIRRLIESKYGVD